The stretch of DNA tgaaaaagcgctgtaaaaagctttattaataataattatcagacacctaacatgactatctctaacaggattttcttcaaacaccttgtacgcatcatgggaatccccaaaaatacattgttaacaaaaacatcagactcaaacccatttttcgcaacatggcaatgaacctgaataccaagtttcgatttaagaaggaaagggaatgtaaagagataaaaagggtgttgaggtagagattgaattgtgaaagagtaagttttgatgtttgtgaagaagatgcataaaaggagaagagtttggtgaagaggaagggattttggtggtgaccagttactactatgtgggttttgcatgttgagcttgtttaaaaaataacataacaaaacacaaaagcaataaggccttttacagcgcttttttaaaaacgcgttgtaaaaggctttaaaaaaaacatgcatataacataataaaataagcgttgtaaaaggcttttttataacccttttacagcgcttgtccaaataagcgttgtaaaatactgttctaaaaataaaataaagagaccttttacagcgcttatttgaacaagcgctgtaaacgggttttatatataacataataaaacaatgaggtcttttacagcgcttattgggaaaagcgctgtaaaagagcctttaaaaaaattaaataaggacgccttttacaacgcttttcaaacaagcgctctaaaaggGTTATAAAAAAGTGTCgtaaaagggttacgtatatataacagtaaccgcttcagtttcctcttcattacgtaaacttcactatcatctcaaccttcatcgttcttctcttcttttgcaaaccctatcatcccgtccattacgaaccttatttccacgatcatctccttcatttcgaaccttatttccatccaagatcatctctcccatttcacacaatatattttcattgaaatacgtaaccctcattacgtatttcttcaataccgtatttctgtgaaccatatttctgtgaactttctgcattccctcttttcttcacatttcatctttcttcgaaccattattcaggtattgatgttattaattttttttaatcattaaaatgcatgttgagcttgtttaagatatactgatatatgttgagcttgtttataataatgcatgatgcatgttgagcttgttgatgctatactaaactgcatgttgaacttgttgtagttaaatggatacaaacaaagatatagaatgtcaaaatgaagaagttggcacctctaggacttatgaaaaagaagtcaaacgtggtgcaactatcatgcaaaaagtcattaaagcaaggagtaatgacattaaatttgaggtatactatactttgtttgctgtgtgtttttttatctttttttagggtttagggcatgtacttacagtttattaggttggctggaatgagagtggtcagccaattgaccccaacagctctatgtttgtaagctatattggggctgttgttcgtcaaaatgtcccaattacaattgacaattggagagataaggcgttgaaggatgccaaagatattatATGGAATGATAttcaagtaaattttttgatccactcttttgtcatttataatttttttttctgtaaaatactttacttataatttttcattgcagacgacttttgttcttgatgagggacGAAAGtcttatgttttgagagttgctggaaagatccatcgtggatttagatcccatctctcaaatttctatctaaaagatagagaaggaaacacaagtgctgaacctccaaaaatatatcaacattatatatcaaacgATGAATGGagagcatttgtttccaaacgttctgaccccgcgtttgtcgtaagtgattaatttattagcatttgtgttttattattcatattcgtagcgtattttaaatttttacacaattgctaattttttatatagaatattagtaaggcaaatcgcgaacgggcaagcaacccaaaacacccatacaagaaatcacgtatgggatatgcacgccttgaacaacaaattgtaagtaattaaacatcacttttatataatgaagtaatttgtattataaactatagtgtgtaactaatttgtattattttgtttatgattttaacgaatagagaaaagacacccaagccgatcaacccttgggtcgtcatatattgtggaaggaagcgcgtgttaataaagaaggagtggttgataatgaaaatgtcaaaaaagttgtagaactttgtgtaagtatattatcactttaatattttttaatattgtattttaaaaatgctattgaacttatctttttaatgttacatgtattttaggaaactattgaacaaagttctgaaactcaagagggcaacaaggatacgtgcagggacattcttgggaaagtgtttaatgtccctgagtattccggtcgagtgagggggaaaggatttggcgtaactcccaaaagcttttttcctcaagagaagcgccaaaaaccttccaacgaggaagtattagagaagctcagaatcctatcggagcaagtggcactcttggtgaatacgaataaagacaagcaacttccggttcagctccaacctgaaatacaaatggagagtgaaaccgggagttgcaacgtcggtttgaagagtattcccgaggtaattaattacttactacttacttgcttatgtaattacttatgtattaaacaaacttatatattaactgtacttatgttttaactattgatgtagggtgtcactacatgtgtcctatacttgtcctcgccgactcaacggaaggtgggaaaaggaatattgcacaatacttcgggagaagtattgcacaatattccgatccccgcgggccatgtcaaagtatcgcctacggttgctttcgaaccaactgcaccgttgcccataccggacaacgatggagatatgaagttcttaagcgacgctattggcagttacgtggcatggcccacacaccttgttgccctccaaaaaaagattcccaaggacaaatcagttacatctcccgaaaaggtttgtcacatttattgcctaaggtttttcattttttcagattcaataaactaacattttacctcatttttgtaggtccaaataaataaaccacccctacagccaaaaaaaggcagcaaacctcaaaaattggaggttaatagggctgccaaactacaaaggctggagggtaataaagctgccaaacttgcagcaacaaaaaatctggatcggggaaaatcggtcgctgctgctgctgctcctaataaaagtcagccacgccttggtaaatacggggcgtgtcttgacatccaaataaaaaggaacatgggcagcagcaacgattcgcccatcgtacaaatgaataaagacatctttggagatgagtatattgaatacctcgaaaaggagcaaatgtacgatcttctcgaacataaggagctgagtgttactgtaatcagcttgtacataaggtaaaaaatacttttaattgcatttatttgtaattaattaaatgtattggtaattaatctagtttaaaattttcattgaaggtttttgtacgagaaggtcgtgtgcacgaggaaactgtcaaataaatactcattcttgtctccgcataagatgtcgatgttcaaactcgatccagacaatgtaaaacactacattgtagatatgtttttaagaaataaagaaagtgataaattgttcttggcaccatataattcagggtacgtaattttatcttttttaattgatgagaatttaatttattagttgtctataaacaaaattgcttaaccaattttttgttgttgtagggcacattgggtgctatttgcaatcaatgcggtctctgaagtgatatactatttggatcccgtgcacggcgattacaccaatcaccccggaataaagaatatgctcgacacgtaagtaatattcatttatttcttacatatatatatttatatatatatataaatattcatgctctaataatcacatttattcattcgatagtgccttaaaagtttatcgagctcaaagaggtgctaaagtgtcgaagcagaagtctaataacattacatggatctcaataaagtgccctcgtcaaacaaataacatcgactgtgggtactacatattgagattcatgaaggagattgttgagaagaataaaactattatcccagaaacggtacggtatttgcattatatgattttcatatataaattatctatatatttgatactaacttaatataatatgttcaatttttatattgcagtactttgacaattccagtccatcatattctgaggaagatctgatggaattaaaggaagactggtgtcagtatgtgcttgacttgcaaattatttgattttctgggaaatagcttgctgctgggcaagggatctgaatattatatggtagctagtgcatataatgtatattctgttagttattatatgtaaatgatcataggacacaatatatgaacatgcatatggatctgaatgtagtttaggttgtaaattaggttatatatatatacgtatctgaatgtagttaattaggttgtaaattaggttgtatatatgtatctgaatgtagttacttaggttgtaaattacagagttacagagttacatatatgttaataaagttacagagttctgatttctattctactgattgtgtgaactgcttatggtatttgaatatgttttgttgttgtgtgcactgattgtgaactgattttggatcaaaataattttggatacaaagataaaagacaacgatttataaaaaaaatgccataaaaagctaaaaagcgtttttcatttcaaataattaatttatagcgtttaaaaaaaaaaacacattttacagcgctttttttaaaaagcgatgtaaaatgttgttgtaaagcgctataatggtgtacattttacagcgctttcctgagaaagcgctgtaaaatgtacaacaaaagcgctgtaaattgcagacccataatttcatataatgggtgtgcattttacagcgctttctcaacaaagcgctgtaaaatgcagacccataatttcatataatgggtgtgcattttacagcgctttctcaaaaaagcgctgtaaaatgcagacccataatttcatataatcggtgtgcattttacagcgcttttgttaaaaagcgctctaaaagcatatccataactcatataatggggtgcattttacagcgctttttggaaaaagcgttgtaaaatgtgcataacaagcgcgcgttatatttacatgttttatagcgcttttttaaaagcgctgttgtatcttttacagcgctcgattccacagtgcttttttttttaaaaaaaaagcgctgtaaatggattagaaaaagcgctgtaaaatgcagtttttcgcaTAGtggataataaattattaatgatattgtaagaaaatataaataataatattaaaaataacaaattttattaattggtttaatatttctaaaaaactaaaacgtgACAGTTAAAATAGGAGGGAGAGATAAATTTTGAACGAAggacaattttataaatattttatttttaaaataaaattatcatgaaTCCATTTTCTCAATACAATGGTTTGAAGTGTGAACATTCACGTGAAACAAATCAAGCAAATTAATAATAGCCCAACTTGTACCACGTTTTGAGTCTGGTTGATTTTGTACAgctctttttaataaaaaaagttgcgCAGCATATTTTTTtcagtcaaaaaaataaatatacaacttTTTCAGTATAAAATGTTAAAACCCACAATTGTTTCTTATTTAACTAATAATGTCGgaaaaaatttcttattttctcaATTGAAAGTTGAATTTAGCAAAAGAAGTCAGATTGTTATaacatgaaaaattaaattttgaataaaaaagtatttatatttaatattcaacTTGTAATAGgaataaatattgtaaaaaaccaaaaagtgaCAATTGAAATAGAGAGACAACTAAATTTTGAATGAAAATTACGaatgaaagaaaattttataagtattttagttttagaaataaattatcataGATCCATTTTCACAATATAATTTGTTTGAAGTTTGAAGATTCACGTAaaacaaatcaaacaaattaataagAGCCCAGCTCGTACCTCATTTTGAGTCTGGTTGAATtctttcaactttttttaatgataaaaattgtgcagcATATCTTTTCCGGTCCAAAagataaatatacaatttttttagtataaaatattaaaacccACAACactttcttatttaattaataatgtcaAAAATTtcacttattttctccattgagGATGAGTTTAATAAAAAGAGTTAAATTTACTATAATATAACTGatcaaaaatttgaatttgaacacaaaaatatttatatttaatgtttaatgCGTAATAGAATTACTTCGTATAGAGATaatttatgagaaaaaaaaaattaaaaatattaaaaataatataaatttatagaaaCTCAAACAAACTAAATAAACCTAGTTGCATTTCggtttctctatttttatcaatttatataattaattcttttattttaaccTAGTTGTATTTCggtttctctatttttatcaatttatataattaattcttttattttaaaatccaaCTATTTCGACTATTATTGGTGAAAAGAAAAGAACAGAAAGTGCAATTAAccaatcaaatttattaaaaaacaaaggAGCTATATATGAAGCCAGTATAGGACCAAGGAAACACCATATAAGAAGAATCAACTTGCACAGGGTTCTCTACTATGGTTTTCCGCTATAATGGTTTTGTCTCGTGTCTTCCTGCACtacaaaaatatgataaaatctATGTTTGCAACGGTTGAACTATGactaacataaatttttttaattcattttactcttcaatgaaaataaAGGGTGCCAGTTTTTTTCGGTCTCCCTCAATTCTTTTACTCTctttttttccaaataaaaaaacatagatGAAATTTTCTCTCTTGAGTTTCTCCAAATCGGGTTGCCCTCCACATAGATGAAATATTTTCTCTATCCCTCTTGCATTCTCCCAAATAGACGTCCTCTTCCTCTTTGttgcttttcttttctctcaCATTTCTCCTCCTTTTTTGTGCTATGAATCTTTCCTATTACACATATGAATTCAtgtttatatacttattttatagcattacaacatttttttatctatgACGACACCTCAAAAGTGGTGTTTAAAGTTAAAAAGTGTCGTCTTTTCTTTTGACAACACTTTTTAAATCATCGTCATCAGAAACATTGTCTATTCCTAAGACAACGATTTTACAAACTATAGACAACACTGACAAAAAAAACCGTTGTCATAGATATATTATAGacaatgattttaaaattattttatgaaaatattttttaatcattatgtTAATAATACTAAAACTGTTGTATATTGTTATAAAGAGTAGCTAATTTTGTAGATAATCTTTGACAAATAAAGATAACTACATATTTGCTACAAAATACCTTTCAAATCGGTCATACACATGGATTTTTAGACAAATTACTAAGAATTTTTTTCCAGCTAATTTGCAGCTATCCTTAAAATAATCAAGCTAATTGATAGAAGaaattgtaaaagaaaattgattatcTATCCACATATCTATTTCTTATCTAATTCTCGACTAGTCTTAAAATATGatatacaatattttcataatttgaaacaatttaaattacttTAGAAAGTTCTTTCAAATTGATAAAGATAAAGAGATACCATAAAAGATGATAGAAAAAATACAAGTTAGGAAAAATCTTCTTATTGTTTGGACTATAAAATCAAATGATAAGGATAAAGCTAAACCAGAATAAAGCTAATATCCCTCTCAAACAATAgatattttgaattaaagaaTCTATCTTTAGTGCAGTTCAATCTGACCAAAATCAAATATAGGAAAAAACATGTGTAGAAAGAAAATACCAGCAATGA from Cicer arietinum cultivar CDC Frontier isolate Library 1 chromosome 3, Cicar.CDCFrontier_v2.0, whole genome shotgun sequence encodes:
- the LOC140919891 gene encoding uncharacterized protein, with amino-acid sequence MDTNKDIECQNEEVGTSRTYEKEVKRGATIMQKVIKARSNDIKFEVGWNESGQPIDPNSSMFVSYIGAVVRQNVPITIDNWRDKALKDAKDIIWNDIQTTFVLDEGRKSYVLRVAGKIHRGFRSHLSNFYLKDREGNTSAEPPKIYQHYISNDEWRAFVSKRSDPAFVVSD